The Shewanella sp. KX20019 genome window below encodes:
- the rpsM gene encoding 30S ribosomal protein S13, translating to MARIAGINIPDQKHTVIALTAIFGIGRTRAQAICAATSIAEDAKIKELSEAQIDTLREEVANYIVEGDLRREVSMNIKRLMDLGCYRGLRHRRSLPLRGQRTKTNARTRKGPRKPIRK from the coding sequence GTGGCCCGTATCGCTGGCATTAACATTCCTGATCAAAAGCACACAGTCATTGCATTGACTGCTATTTTTGGTATTGGCCGTACTCGCGCACAAGCAATTTGCGCGGCTACTTCAATTGCTGAAGATGCTAAGATCAAGGAATTGAGCGAAGCTCAAATAGATACTCTACGCGAAGAAGTTGCTAACTACATTGTAGAAGGTGATTTACGTCGCGAAGTTTCCATGAACATCAAGCGTCTTATGGACCTTGGTTGTTACCGTGGCCTTCGCCATCGTCGTAGCCTTCCCCTTCGTGGGCAACGTACTAAGACCAATGCGCGTACGCGTAAAGGTCCACGTAAACCAATTAGAAAGTAA
- the rpmJ gene encoding 50S ribosomal protein L36, with translation MKVRASVKKICRNCKIVKRNGVVRVLCVEPKHKQRQG, from the coding sequence ATGAAAGTTCGAGCTTCCGTGAAGAAGATCTGCCGTAACTGCAAGATCGTAAAGCGTAATGGCGTTGTTCGCGTACTTTGTGTTGAACCTAAACACAAACAGCGTCAAGGCTAA
- the secY gene encoding preprotein translocase subunit SecY: MAKPGLDLKSAKGGLSELKTRLLFVIGAIIVFRAGSFVPIPGIDAAVLAELFNQQKGTILGMFNMFSGGALERASIFALGIMPYISASIIMQLLTVVHPALAELKKEGESGRKKISQYTRYGTLVLGTFQAIGIATGLPNLVPGLVVNLGFGFYFVAVVSLVTGTMFLMWLGEQITERGIGNGISILIFAGIVAGLPSAIGQTAEQARQGDISVLVLLLLAVIVFAVTYFVVFVERGQRRIVVNYAKRQQGRKVFAAQSTHLPLKINMAGVIPPIFASSIILFPGTLAQWFGQNESMSWLSDFSLAVSPGQPLYSLLYATAIIFFCFFYTALVFNPRETADNLKKSGAFIPGIRPGEQTSRYIDKVMTRLTLAGALYITFICLIPEFMLIAWQVQFYFGGTSLLIMVVVIMDFMAQVQTHMMSHQYESVMKKANLVNKANLDRFGR; encoded by the coding sequence ATGGCAAAACCAGGACTTGATTTAAAAAGCGCGAAGGGCGGTTTATCTGAACTGAAAACCCGTCTGTTGTTCGTGATTGGTGCAATTATCGTCTTTAGAGCCGGTTCGTTTGTACCAATTCCTGGTATTGACGCTGCTGTACTAGCAGAGCTGTTTAATCAGCAAAAGGGTACCATCTTAGGCATGTTTAACATGTTCTCTGGTGGCGCCCTTGAACGTGCCTCTATTTTTGCATTAGGTATCATGCCGTATATTTCGGCATCGATTATCATGCAGTTATTGACTGTCGTTCATCCTGCTCTCGCTGAACTTAAAAAGGAAGGCGAGTCAGGGCGAAAGAAGATCAGCCAATACACTAGATACGGCACGTTGGTTCTGGGTACATTCCAGGCAATCGGTATCGCAACAGGTCTTCCGAACTTAGTTCCAGGTTTAGTAGTAAACCTAGGATTCGGATTCTACTTTGTAGCGGTTGTGAGCTTAGTGACAGGAACAATGTTCCTAATGTGGCTAGGTGAGCAAATTACCGAAAGAGGCATTGGTAATGGTATCTCGATATTAATTTTCGCAGGTATTGTTGCAGGTCTACCATCTGCTATCGGCCAAACGGCTGAGCAAGCGCGTCAAGGCGACATAAGTGTACTAGTATTGTTGTTGCTGGCAGTAATCGTTTTTGCTGTCACATATTTTGTGGTATTTGTAGAGCGTGGGCAACGTCGTATTGTTGTCAACTATGCTAAACGTCAGCAGGGCCGTAAGGTCTTTGCAGCGCAAAGCACACATCTACCGCTTAAGATAAATATGGCTGGTGTTATACCGCCTATTTTTGCGTCCAGCATCATTTTGTTTCCAGGCACACTGGCTCAGTGGTTTGGTCAAAATGAGTCCATGTCATGGTTAAGTGATTTTTCACTTGCTGTGTCACCGGGACAACCGCTGTACTCATTGTTATATGCAACAGCGATTATCTTTTTCTGTTTCTTCTATACTGCGTTGGTATTTAACCCTCGCGAAACAGCTGATAACTTGAAGAAGAGTGGTGCGTTTATTCCCGGGATTCGTCCTGGAGAACAGACTTCGCGTTACATAGATAAAGTAATGACCCGCCTAACATTAGCTGGCGCGTTATATATTACCTTTATCTGCTTAATTCCGGAGTTCATGTTAATTGCGTGGCAAGTACAGTTCTATTTTGGCGGTACTTCACTACTAATTATGGTAGTCGTAATCATGGACTTCATGGCTCAAGTTCAGACCCATATGATGTCTCATCAGTATGAGTCTGTAATGAAGAAAGCTAACTTGGTAAACAAAGCGAATTTAGATCGCTTTGGTCGCTAA
- the rplO gene encoding 50S ribosomal protein L15: MRLNTLSPAAGAKSAAKRVGRGIGSGLGKTAGRGHKGQKSRSGGGVRVGFEGGQMPLKIRLPKFGFTSRRALVSAEVRISELAKVNGDVIDLNALKDANLVTRNIQFAKIVLSGTIERPVTVKGLKVTKGARAAIEAAGGKIEE; the protein is encoded by the coding sequence ATGCGTCTAAATACTCTATCACCTGCTGCAGGTGCTAAATCAGCAGCTAAGCGTGTAGGTCGCGGTATCGGTTCAGGCCTAGGTAAAACTGCAGGTCGCGGTCACAAAGGTCAGAAGTCTCGTTCTGGCGGCGGTGTCCGTGTCGGTTTCGAAGGTGGTCAAATGCCACTTAAGATCCGTCTACCTAAATTCGGTTTTACCTCGCGTCGAGCGTTGGTATCAGCAGAAGTTCGCATTAGCGAACTAGCTAAAGTTAACGGTGATGTTATCGACCTAAATGCGCTGAAAGATGCGAATCTAGTTACTCGCAACATACAGTTTGCTAAAATCGTTCTTTCAGGTACCATTGAGCGCCCTGTGACCGTTAAAGGTCTAAAGGTAACCAAAGGTGCACGTGCAGCTATTGAAGCTGCCGGTGGCAAGATCGAGGAATAA
- the rpmD gene encoding 50S ribosomal protein L30, with amino-acid sequence MATKTIKVTQTKSSIGRLPKHRATLTGLGLRRINHTVEVEDTPSVRGMINKVYYMVSVEEV; translated from the coding sequence ATGGCTACTAAAACAATTAAAGTAACTCAGACTAAGAGTTCAATTGGACGTTTGCCTAAGCATCGTGCAACTTTGACTGGTCTAGGTCTACGCCGTATTAATCACACTGTTGAAGTAGAAGATACTCCTTCTGTTCGCGGTATGATTAACAAGGTTTACTACATGGTTTCGGTGGAGGAAGTATAA
- the rpsE gene encoding 30S ribosomal protein S5, producing the protein MAKFEAQQKDDLQEKLVAVNRVSKVVKGGRIFSFTALTVVGDGNGKVGFGYGKAREVPAAIQKAMEKARRNIVTVELNNGTLHHPVKGRHTGSRVYMQPASDGTGIIAGGAMRAVLEVAGVHNVLSKAYGSTNPINIVRATVDALVHMKSPSQIAAKRGLNVKEIRG; encoded by the coding sequence ATGGCTAAATTTGAAGCTCAACAAAAAGACGATCTGCAAGAGAAGTTAGTTGCAGTTAATCGTGTTTCTAAAGTAGTTAAAGGCGGACGTATCTTTAGCTTCACTGCACTAACTGTAGTCGGTGATGGTAATGGTAAAGTTGGCTTTGGCTATGGTAAAGCGCGTGAAGTACCAGCAGCAATTCAGAAAGCGATGGAAAAGGCTCGACGCAACATCGTAACTGTTGAATTGAACAACGGTACTTTACACCACCCTGTAAAGGGTCGTCATACTGGTTCTCGTGTTTACATGCAGCCAGCCTCTGACGGTACCGGTATTATTGCCGGTGGCGCAATGCGTGCCGTATTGGAAGTAGCAGGCGTTCATAACGTTCTGTCTAAAGCATACGGTTCTACTAACCCGATTAACATCGTTCGCGCAACTGTAGATGCGTTGGTGCACATGAAGTCACCATCACAAATTGCAGCTAAGCGTGGCCTGAATGTTAAAGAAATTCGAGGTTAA
- the rplR gene encoding 50S ribosomal protein L18 → MDKKTSRLRRALRARKKIQELGVNRLVVHRTPRHTYAQVISPENVVLAAASTAEKAVSEQLKYTGNVDAAKVVGKTVAERAIEKGVAVVAFDRSGFKYHGRVAALADAAREAGLKF, encoded by the coding sequence ATGGATAAGAAAACATCTCGCTTACGCCGCGCACTACGCGCCCGTAAGAAGATCCAAGAGCTGGGCGTTAATCGTCTGGTTGTACATCGTACACCACGTCACACTTACGCTCAGGTCATTAGCCCTGAAAACGTAGTGTTGGCGGCAGCTTCTACTGCTGAAAAAGCGGTATCAGAGCAGCTAAAGTACACAGGTAACGTAGATGCAGCTAAAGTAGTGGGTAAAACCGTTGCTGAACGCGCCATCGAAAAAGGCGTAGCCGTAGTTGCATTCGATCGTTCCGGCTTCAAGTATCACGGACGCGTTGCTGCATTAGCAGATGCCGCTCGTGAAGCTGGCCTCAAGTTCTAA
- the rplF gene encoding 50S ribosomal protein L6 gives MSRVAKAPVAIPAGVEVTLNEQTITVKGTKGSLTRVINADVSVVVEDNEIKCSPIEGVKTAAQAGTARALINNMVVGVTAGFEKKLQLIGVGYRAKIAGKGVDLTLGFSHPLVHELPDGVTAECPSQTEIVLKGTDKQLIGQVAAEIRGYRPPEPYKGKGVRYADEQVRRKEAKKK, from the coding sequence ATGTCTCGTGTCGCAAAAGCACCAGTCGCTATTCCTGCAGGCGTAGAAGTGACTTTAAACGAACAAACTATCACCGTAAAAGGTACTAAAGGTAGTTTGACTCGAGTAATAAACGCTGACGTTTCTGTTGTTGTTGAAGACAATGAAATTAAGTGTAGCCCAATTGAAGGCGTGAAAACTGCCGCTCAAGCGGGTACAGCTCGAGCTTTAATCAACAATATGGTTGTTGGTGTTACTGCTGGTTTTGAAAAGAAACTTCAGTTAATTGGTGTCGGTTACCGTGCGAAAATCGCTGGTAAAGGCGTTGATTTAACTTTAGGTTTTTCTCACCCACTAGTACATGAACTTCCTGACGGCGTAACAGCAGAATGTCCTAGCCAAACTGAAATCGTACTTAAGGGTACTGATAAGCAGTTAATTGGTCAGGTTGCTGCTGAGATTCGCGGCTACCGTCCACCAGAGCCTTATAAGGGCAAAGGTGTTCGTTATGCTGATGAACAAGTACGCCGTAAAGAGGCTAAGAAGAAGTAG
- the rpsH gene encoding 30S ribosomal protein S8 translates to MSMQDPIADMLTRIRNGQAAKHVSVKMPSAKLKIAIAKMLKEEGYITDYAVADEAKPELEITLKYFQGQPVVETIQRVSRPGLRIYKSKNELPKVMGGLGVAIVSTSKGLMTDRTARQNGMGGEVICYVA, encoded by the coding sequence ATGAGCATGCAAGATCCTATTGCGGATATGTTAACACGTATTCGTAACGGCCAAGCTGCTAAACACGTATCTGTGAAGATGCCTTCTGCTAAGCTAAAAATCGCTATTGCGAAAATGCTAAAAGAAGAAGGTTATATCACTGACTACGCCGTAGCAGATGAAGCCAAGCCTGAATTGGAAATTACGCTTAAGTATTTCCAAGGTCAGCCAGTCGTTGAGACTATCCAGCGCGTTAGCCGTCCTGGTCTTCGTATTTACAAAAGTAAAAACGAACTTCCAAAGGTTATGGGCGGACTGGGTGTCGCTATCGTGTCCACTTCTAAAGGTTTGATGACTGATCGTACTGCCCGCCAAAATGGCATGGGCGGGGAAGTTATCTGCTACGTAGCATAA
- the rpsN gene encoding 30S ribosomal protein S14, whose translation MAKSSMKAREAKRAKLVAKFAEKRLALKAIISSSTSSDEERWDAVLKLQALPRDSSAARQRNRCSQTGRPHGFLRKFGLSRIKLREATMRGEVPGLRKASW comes from the coding sequence ATGGCAAAAAGTTCAATGAAAGCACGTGAAGCAAAACGTGCCAAGCTCGTAGCTAAGTTCGCTGAAAAGCGTCTAGCTCTTAAAGCTATCATTAGCAGCTCAACTAGTTCTGATGAAGAACGTTGGGATGCCGTACTTAAGTTACAAGCTCTACCACGTGACTCTAGCGCAGCGCGTCAGCGCAATCGCTGTAGTCAAACTGGTCGCCCACATGGTTTCCTACGTAAATTCGGCCTTAGCCGTATTAAATTACGTGAAGCAACTATGCGCGGTGAAGTTCCTGGCCTACGAAAAGCCAGCTGGTAA
- the rplE gene encoding 50S ribosomal protein L5: MAKLHDKYKETVSPGLVTKFGFTSVMQVPRIEKITLNMGVGEAVADKKVMEHALRDMTAIAGQKPVVTVARKSVAGFKIREGYPIGCKVTLRGERMWEFLERLVDIAIPRIRDFRGMSVKSFDGRGNYAMGVREQIIFPEIEYDKIDKIRGMDIVITTSAKNDEEGRALLEGFNFPFKK; the protein is encoded by the coding sequence ATGGCGAAACTGCATGATAAATATAAAGAGACTGTTAGTCCTGGACTTGTAACCAAGTTTGGTTTTACCAGTGTCATGCAAGTCCCTCGGATTGAAAAGATCACCCTTAATATGGGTGTAGGCGAAGCAGTAGCAGATAAGAAAGTTATGGAGCATGCGCTTCGTGACATGACTGCTATCGCTGGTCAGAAGCCAGTAGTGACTGTAGCTCGTAAGTCAGTTGCTGGTTTTAAAATCCGTGAAGGCTACCCAATAGGCTGTAAGGTTACACTGCGCGGTGAGCGTATGTGGGAATTCTTAGAGCGTTTAGTTGATATCGCAATCCCGCGTATTCGCGACTTCCGTGGTATGAGTGTTAAATCATTCGACGGTCGTGGTAACTACGCAATGGGTGTACGTGAGCAAATCATCTTTCCAGAGATCGAATACGATAAAATCGATAAGATCCGCGGCATGGATATTGTAATCACTACTTCTGCGAAGAATGACGAAGAAGGCCGAGCTTTGCTCGAAGGCTTTAACTTCCCATTCAAGAAATAA
- the rplX gene encoding 50S ribosomal protein L24, which translates to MAAKIRRQDEVIVLAGKDQGKRGKVSQVLTTGKLIVEGLNLVKKHQKPNPQLGVAGGIVEQEAPIQASNVAIFNSATGKADRVGFRFEDGKKVRFFKSNSELVK; encoded by the coding sequence ATGGCAGCAAAAATACGTCGTCAAGACGAAGTAATTGTACTAGCTGGTAAAGACCAGGGGAAACGCGGTAAGGTTTCTCAGGTTCTTACTACTGGTAAATTAATTGTAGAAGGTCTTAACCTTGTCAAGAAACACCAAAAGCCAAACCCACAATTGGGCGTAGCTGGCGGTATTGTTGAGCAAGAAGCACCGATACAAGCATCAAACGTAGCGATTTTTAACTCTGCCACTGGCAAAGCTGATCGCGTTGGTTTCCGATTTGAAGACGGCAAAAAAGTCCGTTTCTTTAAGTCGAACAGTGAACTCGTTAAGTAA
- the rplN gene encoding 50S ribosomal protein L14 encodes MIQMQSTLEVACNSGARRVQCIKVLGGSHRRYAGIGDVIKVSVKEAIPRGKAKKGDVYNAVVVRTKKGVRRPDGSVIRFDRNAAVLLNANLAPIGTRIFGPVTRELRTEQFMKIVSLAPEVL; translated from the coding sequence ATGATCCAAATGCAATCGACTCTAGAAGTCGCCTGTAACAGTGGCGCTCGAAGAGTTCAGTGTATTAAGGTCTTGGGTGGCTCTCATCGTCGTTATGCCGGAATCGGCGACGTCATCAAGGTTTCTGTAAAGGAAGCTATTCCTCGCGGTAAAGCGAAGAAAGGTGATGTATATAACGCGGTGGTAGTCCGTACTAAGAAAGGCGTACGTCGTCCAGACGGTTCTGTCATTCGCTTCGATCGGAACGCAGCGGTTTTGCTTAATGCAAACCTTGCACCGATTGGTACTCGTATCTTTGGACCAGTGACACGTGAATTGCGTACAGAGCAATTTATGAAAATTGTCTCGCTGGCACCAGAAGTACTGTAA
- the rpsQ gene encoding 30S ribosomal protein S17 — MSDNIRTLQGRVLSNKMDKSITVAIERKVKHPLYGKFLKRTTKIHAHDEQNQCNAGDVVTIRECRPLSKTKSWTLVEVVTKA, encoded by the coding sequence ATGTCTGATAATATCCGTACTTTGCAGGGTCGAGTACTTAGCAACAAGATGGACAAGTCTATCACTGTAGCTATTGAGCGTAAGGTTAAGCATCCTTTATACGGGAAGTTCCTTAAGCGTACTACCAAGATCCACGCACATGACGAACAAAATCAGTGTAATGCTGGCGATGTCGTGACTATTCGCGAATGCCGTCCGCTGTCTAAGACTAAGTCTTGGACGCTGGTTGAAGTAGTAACAAAAGCCTAG
- the rpmC gene encoding 50S ribosomal protein L29, which produces MKASELTEKSVEELNAELLGLLREQFNLRMQHATGQLTQTHQLKIVRRNIARVKTIITSKAGA; this is translated from the coding sequence ATGAAAGCGAGCGAACTAACAGAAAAGAGCGTTGAAGAATTGAACGCTGAACTGCTTGGTCTGCTGCGTGAGCAGTTTAATCTGCGTATGCAACACGCCACTGGTCAGTTGACTCAGACTCATCAGCTTAAAATCGTGCGTCGCAACATTGCGCGCGTTAAGACCATTATTACTTCTAAGGCGGGTGCATAA
- the rplP gene encoding 50S ribosomal protein L16 — MLQPKRTKFRKMFKGRNRGLANGTEVSFGEFGLKAVGRGRLTARQIEAARRAMTRHIKRQGQIWIRVFPDKPITSKPLEVRMGKGKGNVEYWVAQIQPGKVLYEMNGVSEELAREAFTLAAAKLPLKTTFVTKTVM; from the coding sequence ATGCTGCAACCAAAAAGAACAAAGTTCCGCAAAATGTTCAAAGGCCGTAACCGCGGTCTAGCGAACGGCACTGAAGTTAGCTTCGGTGAATTCGGTTTGAAAGCTGTTGGACGTGGTCGTCTAACTGCTCGTCAAATCGAAGCTGCGCGTCGTGCTATGACACGTCATATTAAACGTCAAGGTCAAATCTGGATCCGCGTTTTCCCTGATAAGCCAATTACCTCTAAGCCTCTTGAAGTGCGTATGGGTAAAGGTAAGGGTAACGTTGAATACTGGGTTGCCCAGATTCAACCAGGTAAGGTTCTTTATGAGATGAATGGTGTATCAGAGGAGTTAGCTCGTGAAGCTTTCACCCTTGCTGCTGCCAAGTTACCTCTGAAGACTACCTTCGTAACTAAGACGGTGATGTAA
- the rpsC gene encoding 30S ribosomal protein S3 produces the protein MGQKVHPNGIRLGITKPWISTWYADKSDYANNLSSDWEVRKFLEKKLKQASVSKIVIERPAKSVRVTIHTARPGVVIGKKGEDVEKLRNAVAKLTGIPAQINIAEIRKPELDAKLVADGIASQLERRVMFRRAMKRAVQNAMRLGAKGIKVEVSGRLGGAEIARSEWYREGRVPLHTLRADIDYSTSESHTQYGVIGVKVWVFKGEVLDGIVPQHEEPKQQPKRKPRGK, from the coding sequence ATGGGACAGAAAGTACATCCTAATGGTATCCGTCTGGGTATCACTAAGCCTTGGATCTCGACATGGTACGCTGACAAGTCAGACTATGCCAATAACTTGAGTAGTGACTGGGAAGTGCGTAAGTTTCTTGAAAAGAAACTTAAGCAAGCATCAGTTTCTAAGATTGTTATCGAGCGTCCAGCTAAAAGTGTTCGTGTTACTATCCACACAGCCCGTCCAGGTGTTGTGATTGGTAAGAAAGGCGAAGATGTTGAAAAGCTACGCAATGCAGTTGCTAAATTGACTGGTATTCCAGCTCAAATCAACATTGCTGAGATCCGTAAGCCTGAGCTAGATGCTAAGCTTGTTGCCGATGGCATCGCTTCGCAGCTAGAGCGTCGTGTTATGTTCCGTCGTGCTATGAAGCGCGCAGTTCAAAACGCAATGCGTCTTGGCGCAAAGGGTATCAAAGTTGAAGTTAGCGGCCGTCTAGGCGGCGCTGAGATTGCGCGTTCGGAATGGTATCGTGAAGGTCGTGTACCTTTGCATACTCTTCGTGCTGATATCGACTATTCTACTTCTGAGAGTCACACTCAATACGGTGTGATTGGCGTTAAAGTTTGGGTCTTCAAAGGTGAAGTTCTAGACGGTATCGTTCCTCAGCATGAAGAGCCGAAACAGCAGCCGAAGCGTAAGCCTCGCGGTAAATAG
- the rplV gene encoding 50S ribosomal protein L22 gives MEVLAKHRFARTSPQKCRLVADQIRGLPVAKALEILTFSPKKAAVLVKKVLDSAIANAEHNEGADIDELRVGAIMIDEGPTMKRIMPRAKGRADRIIKRTSHITVVVSDR, from the coding sequence ATGGAAGTTTTAGCTAAACATCGTTTTGCCCGTACGTCGCCTCAAAAGTGTCGTTTGGTTGCAGATCAAATCCGTGGACTGCCTGTTGCTAAGGCTCTCGAAATTCTAACTTTCAGCCCTAAGAAAGCTGCCGTACTTGTTAAAAAAGTACTGGACTCTGCAATCGCTAATGCTGAGCACAATGAAGGTGCTGACATTGACGAATTGAGAGTTGGAGCGATAATGATCGATGAAGGTCCAACTATGAAGCGTATCATGCCACGTGCCAAAGGCCGTGCTGATCGCATAATCAAGCGTACCAGCCACATTACTGTGGTTGTATCAGATCGCTAG
- the rpsS gene encoding 30S ribosomal protein S19 → MPRSLKKGPFIDLHLLKKVEKAMEAGDKKPIKTWSRRSMIIPNMIGLTIAVHNGRQHVPVFVTDEMIGHKLGEFSPTRTYRGHAADKKAKKR, encoded by the coding sequence ATGCCACGTTCTCTCAAGAAAGGTCCATTCATTGACCTACACTTGCTGAAGAAGGTAGAGAAAGCGATGGAAGCGGGAGATAAAAAACCAATTAAGACTTGGTCTCGCCGCTCTATGATCATCCCTAACATGATTGGGTTGACCATCGCTGTCCATAATGGTCGTCAGCACGTACCTGTGTTCGTAACTGACGAAATGATCGGCCACAAGCTTGGTGAATTTTCACCAACACGCACTTATCGCGGCCATGCTGCAGATAAGAAAGCGAAGAAGCGATAA
- the rplB gene encoding 50S ribosomal protein L2, translating to MAVIKCKPTSPGRRHVVKVVNSDLHKGKPFAGLLAKKSKSGGRNNTGRITVRHIGGGHKQHYRLIDFKRNKDSIPAKVERLEYDPNRTANIALVLYADGERRYIIAAKGMKAGDSIQSGIDAEIKTGNAMPLRNIPVGSVVHAVEMKPGKGAQIARSAGAYVQVIARDGAYATLRLRSGEMRKVPVDCRATLGEVGNAEHMLRQLGKAGAKRWRGVRPTVRGVAMNPVDHPHGGGEGRTSGGRHPVSPWGTPAKGYKTRSNKRTDKYIVRRRNKK from the coding sequence ATGGCAGTTATTAAGTGTAAGCCAACCTCTCCAGGTCGTCGCCACGTAGTTAAAGTGGTGAACAGCGATTTGCATAAAGGTAAACCTTTTGCAGGCCTGTTGGCGAAAAAATCAAAAAGTGGTGGCCGTAACAATACTGGTCGTATCACTGTCCGCCACATTGGTGGTGGTCATAAGCAACATTATCGTCTAATCGACTTTAAGCGTAATAAAGATAGCATCCCTGCGAAGGTTGAGCGTTTGGAATATGATCCAAACCGCACAGCAAACATCGCATTGGTACTTTACGCTGACGGTGAGCGTCGTTACATCATTGCCGCTAAAGGCATGAAAGCTGGTGATTCAATCCAGTCTGGTATCGATGCAGAGATTAAGACCGGTAACGCAATGCCTCTACGTAATATCCCTGTGGGTAGCGTAGTGCACGCAGTCGAAATGAAGCCTGGTAAAGGTGCTCAAATCGCGCGTTCTGCTGGTGCTTATGTACAAGTTATTGCTCGTGATGGCGCATACGCCACTCTACGTCTTCGCTCTGGCGAAATGCGTAAAGTGCCGGTTGATTGCCGTGCGACATTAGGTGAAGTTGGAAACGCCGAGCACATGCTACGCCAGTTAGGTAAAGCAGGTGCTAAACGCTGGAGAGGCGTACGCCCGACAGTTCGTGGTGTTGCAATGAACCCAGTAGATCACCCACATGGTGGTGGTGAAGGCCGTACTTCTGGTGGCCGTCACCCTGTTTCACCTTGGGGTACTCCAGCTAAGGGTTATAAGACTCGTAGTAACAAACGCACCGACAAGTACATTGTACGTCGTCGCAATAAAAAGTAA
- the rplW gene encoding 50S ribosomal protein L23, with translation MISEERLLKVILAPHVSEKSTVNAEKNNTVVFRVAIDATKAEVKAAVAQLFEVEVDSVRTLVNKGKTKRHGARTGRRSDWKKAYVTLAEGADIDFVGGAE, from the coding sequence ATGATAAGCGAAGAACGTTTGTTGAAAGTTATTCTTGCTCCACATGTATCTGAAAAGAGCACTGTGAATGCAGAGAAAAACAATACAGTTGTTTTCCGTGTAGCTATCGATGCCACTAAAGCTGAAGTTAAAGCTGCAGTAGCACAGCTATTCGAAGTTGAAGTCGATTCAGTTCGCACTTTAGTTAACAAAGGTAAAACTAAGCGTCACGGTGCCCGTACAGGCCGTCGTAGCGATTGGAAAAAAGCCTATGTTACTCTAGCTGAAGGTGCTGACATCGATTTCGTCGGCGGCGCTGAATAA
- the rplD gene encoding 50S ribosomal protein L4 — protein MELVLKDAQSALEVSETTFGRDFNEALVHQVVVAYAANARQGTRAQKTRAEVVGSGKKPWRQKGTGRARAGTVKGPIWRGGGVTFAAKPQDHSQKVNKKMYRGALKSIFSELVRQDRLIVVESFSVDAPKTKELKAKLAEMQLEDVLIVTPEVDENLFLAARNLYKVDVRDVAGIDPVSLIAFNKVLVTAEAIKQIEEMLG, from the coding sequence ATGGAATTGGTATTGAAAGACGCACAGAGTGCTCTTGAAGTTTCCGAAACTACCTTCGGCCGTGACTTTAATGAAGCACTGGTTCATCAGGTAGTTGTAGCTTACGCTGCAAACGCGCGTCAGGGCACTCGTGCTCAAAAGACTCGCGCAGAAGTAGTTGGCTCTGGCAAGAAGCCATGGCGCCAAAAAGGTACTGGCCGTGCACGTGCCGGTACTGTTAAAGGCCCAATCTGGCGTGGCGGTGGCGTAACATTCGCTGCTAAACCACAAGATCACAGCCAAAAAGTTAACAAGAAGATGTACCGCGGAGCGCTGAAAAGCATATTCTCTGAATTGGTACGTCAAGACCGTCTTATCGTTGTTGAGTCGTTTAGTGTTGATGCTCCTAAAACTAAAGAGCTGAAAGCTAAACTTGCTGAAATGCAACTAGAAGACGTGTTGATTGTTACTCCAGAAGTTGACGAGAACTTGTTCTTAGCTGCTCGTAACTTGTACAAAGTTGATGTTCGTGATGTTGCTGGTATTGATCCAGTTAGCCTTATCGCATTCAACAAAGTACTCGTAACTGCTGAAGCTATTAAGCAAATCGAGGAGATGCTGGGATGA